One window from the genome of Rhodococcus sp. ABRD24 encodes:
- a CDS encoding class I SAM-dependent methyltransferase, whose translation MEAGAAAAGAAWEYGPLATLAYELDKPIGTSFGDVEFYSSRLHGVTGRVLEPAVGTGRILIPLLEQGLSVRGYDTSATMLEQCRTNCARYGLTADVVEGDMTSYRDEHAYEAIVIPTGSFALLPDRDSALAALEAMHGNLTPGGRLIVDIEPPALRIDPGHDPVRHWWRDGDLLTLSTWQKTVDPIAQRSTSWLRYELWEAGTLSRTELQIFSLLWFGMAEFTAMLRHAGFTEVSVHGGYRVDHAPTPADDVWTFEAIRS comes from the coding sequence ATGGAAGCGGGCGCAGCAGCGGCAGGCGCAGCGTGGGAATACGGGCCACTGGCCACGCTGGCATACGAACTCGACAAGCCGATCGGAACATCGTTCGGGGACGTCGAGTTCTACTCGTCGCGTCTGCACGGCGTGACGGGGCGCGTGCTCGAACCCGCGGTGGGCACGGGCCGAATCCTCATTCCCCTTCTCGAGCAGGGCCTTTCCGTACGGGGATACGACACGTCGGCCACCATGCTCGAACAGTGCCGCACCAACTGCGCGCGATACGGACTCACCGCCGACGTCGTCGAGGGCGACATGACCAGCTACCGCGACGAACACGCGTACGAGGCAATCGTCATCCCGACCGGCTCTTTCGCGCTGCTCCCGGACCGTGACAGCGCCCTCGCCGCACTCGAAGCGATGCACGGCAACCTCACGCCGGGAGGACGGCTCATCGTCGATATCGAGCCGCCGGCCCTGCGCATCGACCCCGGGCACGACCCGGTTCGCCATTGGTGGCGCGACGGGGACCTGCTCACGCTCAGCACCTGGCAGAAGACTGTCGACCCGATCGCCCAGCGATCGACCAGCTGGCTCCGCTACGAACTCTGGGAAGCCGGCACGCTGAGCCGAACCGAACTGCAGATCTTCTCGCTGCTGTGGTTCGGAATGGCCGAGTTCACCGCCATGCTGCGCCACGCCGGATTCACCGAAGTATCCGTCCATGGCGGTTACCGCGTCGACCATGCCCCGACCCCCGCCGATGACGTGTGGACCTTCGAGGCAATCCGCAGCTGA
- a CDS encoding NAD(P)/FAD-dependent oxidoreductase, with amino-acid sequence MTPRIAILGAGPSGLAQLRAFESARKSGLGSMPEIVCFEKQSDLGGMWNYTWRTGLDQYGEPVHASMYRFLWSNGPKECLEFADYSFEEHFGRPIPSYPPRAVLRDYIMGRVDQSDVRKYIRFDTVVRWVEYVEPTNKAEAGRFAVTVADHKTDSLETELFDHVIVATGHFSTPNVPHFDGLENFPGRILHAHDFRDAREFTGKRLLLIGSSYSAEDIGTQCFKYGAAEVTFSYRTKPMGHDWPEGFSEVPLLTGIDGDTARFQDGSTREVDAIVLCTGYQHHFPFLPDELALRTNNRLYPAGIYKGIVSQANSQLFYLGMQDQYFTFNMFDAQAWYTRDIILGRIELPDAETRERDIEEWRNREQALGSAIEEIDFQAAYIRDLVDRTDYPEFHVEEQGELFKQWKKDKKSDIMGYRNRSYTSTLTGTVAPPLHDEWLNILDDSAESFLNNDFGTAGVSAPKNVTRMATRRARAHTRPVATSSELSG; translated from the coding sequence TTGACGCCAAGGATCGCGATTTTGGGAGCCGGTCCGAGCGGCCTCGCACAGCTGAGGGCATTCGAGTCAGCACGTAAATCAGGTCTTGGGTCGATGCCCGAAATTGTTTGTTTCGAAAAGCAGAGCGATCTGGGCGGCATGTGGAACTACACATGGCGCACCGGACTCGATCAATACGGCGAGCCGGTGCACGCAAGCATGTACCGATTCCTCTGGTCCAACGGACCGAAGGAATGCCTGGAGTTCGCCGACTATTCTTTCGAGGAACATTTCGGCCGACCGATTCCGTCCTACCCGCCGCGCGCCGTGCTGCGCGACTACATCATGGGCAGGGTCGATCAGAGCGACGTGCGCAAGTACATCCGCTTCGACACCGTCGTGCGCTGGGTGGAGTACGTCGAACCCACGAACAAGGCTGAGGCCGGACGGTTCGCGGTAACGGTCGCCGACCACAAGACCGACTCACTCGAAACCGAACTGTTCGACCACGTGATTGTGGCGACCGGACATTTCTCCACACCCAACGTTCCGCACTTCGACGGCCTCGAGAACTTCCCCGGCCGCATCCTGCATGCCCACGACTTCCGGGATGCGCGGGAATTCACAGGCAAACGGCTTCTACTGATCGGCAGCAGTTACTCAGCGGAGGACATCGGCACCCAGTGCTTCAAGTACGGCGCGGCCGAGGTCACCTTCAGCTACCGAACCAAACCGATGGGACACGACTGGCCGGAGGGCTTCTCCGAGGTCCCGCTGCTGACCGGAATCGACGGCGACACCGCCCGCTTCCAGGACGGGAGCACCCGCGAGGTGGACGCGATCGTGCTGTGCACCGGCTACCAGCACCACTTCCCGTTCCTGCCGGACGAGCTGGCGCTGCGGACCAACAATCGGCTGTACCCGGCGGGGATCTACAAGGGCATCGTCTCGCAGGCGAATTCGCAGCTGTTCTATCTCGGAATGCAGGATCAGTATTTCACGTTCAATATGTTCGACGCACAGGCGTGGTACACCCGCGACATCATTCTCGGTCGAATCGAATTGCCGGACGCAGAAACCCGGGAACGCGACATCGAGGAATGGCGAAATCGCGAGCAGGCTCTGGGATCCGCGATCGAGGAGATCGATTTCCAGGCCGCCTATATTCGTGATCTCGTAGACCGGACCGACTATCCAGAATTCCATGTCGAAGAACAGGGCGAGCTCTTCAAGCAGTGGAAGAAGGACAAGAAGTCCGACATCATGGGCTACCGGAATCGCAGCTACACCTCGACGCTGACCGGCACGGTCGCCCCTCCTCTGCACGACGAGTGGCTCAACATTCTCGACGATTCTGCGGAATCGTTCCTGAACAATGATTTCGGCACGGCAGGTGTATCCGCGCCGAAGAACGTCACGCGTATGGCAACCCGACGGGCGCGCGCTCACACCCGCCCGGTGGCGACATCCTCCGAACTGTCGGGCTGA
- a CDS encoding alpha/beta hydrolase, which yields MEMTETTVGRSGHTIAYRDSGLTGSAVTHDVPVVLVHGMGGDSRTWDRFARAVAAKGRRVLAVDLRGHGRSAHAESYLFGEFGDDVLGLCEDLEFDRVDLVGHSLGGHAISLVAQQRPDLVRRLVLEEAPLPLRPGDPAPTFGGRLPSPVELWHAATSLLRSPRAVWAFDRSMTASALTQFHEPNPAWWQRLPNIEAATLVLRGGPTGMVDPVLLEAMVAAIPDCEVVSFTCGHSIHRDRYRDFEAAVLPFLMVP from the coding sequence GTGGAGATGACCGAGACGACAGTGGGCCGGAGCGGCCACACGATCGCGTATCGCGACAGTGGTCTTACCGGATCTGCTGTGACACATGATGTTCCGGTAGTGCTGGTGCACGGGATGGGTGGAGACAGTCGCACGTGGGATCGGTTCGCTCGTGCGGTGGCCGCCAAGGGCCGCCGGGTACTCGCGGTGGACCTGCGCGGACACGGGCGCAGCGCACACGCGGAGTCGTACCTGTTCGGTGAGTTCGGCGACGATGTGCTCGGACTCTGCGAGGATCTCGAGTTCGACCGGGTGGATCTGGTGGGGCACTCACTGGGCGGTCACGCGATCTCGCTGGTCGCGCAGCAGCGGCCGGATCTGGTGCGTCGGCTCGTGCTCGAGGAGGCGCCACTGCCGTTGCGTCCCGGCGATCCCGCTCCGACCTTCGGCGGGCGGCTGCCCTCGCCGGTCGAGCTGTGGCACGCAGCCACCAGCCTTCTGCGTAGCCCGCGTGCGGTCTGGGCGTTCGACCGGTCGATGACAGCATCGGCGCTCACTCAGTTCCACGAGCCGAACCCTGCATGGTGGCAACGGCTCCCGAACATCGAAGCAGCCACACTGGTTCTGCGCGGCGGCCCCACCGGAATGGTGGATCCGGTGCTGCTCGAGGCAATGGTCGCCGCCATACCCGACTGCGAGGTGGTCTCGTTCACATGCGGTCACAGCATCCACCGCGACCGGTACCGGGATTTCGAGGCCGCAGTCCTGCCGTTCCTGATGGTGCCCTGA
- a CDS encoding DNA polymerase Y family protein: MGAGDGDVGGTVSTRVLALWCPDWPAVAAAASAELPVTRPVAVLSANRVIACSVTARAEGVRRGLRRREAQARCPELYVAQSDPDRDARLFEPVAAAVDATAPGVEVLRPGLLVLAARGAIRYFGSEESAAERLVDEVSAAGAECQIGIADELSTAVIAARHAALVPTGDGARFLASLPITEIAVEPSLADPGRADLVDLLRRLGLRTVGAFAALSAVDVASRFGTDAVRAHRSARGEPERPPSARVLPPDLEVEQHCDPPIDRVDAAAFAGRALAERLHTKLAAAAVACTRLQVSASTGNGEHLSRTWRCAEPLTPEGTADRVRWQLDGWLTGRSESRPTAGITVLRLEPIEVVAASALQLGLWGGVGEEEERARRSLVRVQGLLGGESVLVGVLSGGRGPMERITLVPLGDELIPGADPAAPWPGRLPEPAPATVLPATPTVSLEDGSGSSVRVTDRGEFSAAPARLRWGSKEWRVQGWAGPWSVDERWWDTSSARAAARAQVLLAESRALLLICDEGRWAVEGIYE, encoded by the coding sequence ATGGGTGCCGGAGACGGCGATGTCGGTGGCACTGTGAGTACACGGGTACTGGCCCTGTGGTGTCCGGACTGGCCCGCCGTGGCAGCGGCGGCGTCCGCGGAGCTGCCGGTCACTCGTCCGGTCGCGGTGCTGTCCGCCAACCGTGTGATTGCGTGTTCGGTGACGGCCCGGGCAGAGGGGGTGCGCCGCGGGCTGCGGCGTCGCGAGGCGCAGGCGCGATGTCCGGAACTATATGTGGCCCAGTCGGATCCGGACCGTGATGCCCGATTGTTCGAGCCGGTGGCCGCCGCAGTGGATGCGACGGCGCCCGGGGTGGAGGTGCTGCGCCCGGGGCTGCTGGTGCTGGCGGCGCGCGGCGCGATCCGGTACTTCGGATCCGAGGAGTCTGCGGCCGAACGGTTGGTGGACGAGGTGTCCGCGGCCGGGGCGGAATGCCAGATCGGCATTGCCGATGAGTTGTCTACTGCGGTGATCGCGGCCCGCCACGCGGCGCTCGTGCCGACCGGCGACGGCGCCCGATTCCTGGCGTCGTTGCCGATCACGGAGATCGCGGTCGAGCCGAGCCTGGCGGACCCGGGCCGGGCGGATCTGGTGGACCTGCTGCGTCGGCTCGGGTTGCGCACTGTCGGAGCCTTCGCGGCGTTGTCCGCGGTGGATGTGGCATCGCGGTTCGGCACGGACGCGGTGCGCGCCCACCGCAGCGCTCGCGGCGAGCCCGAGCGCCCGCCGTCGGCGCGGGTGCTCCCGCCGGACCTGGAGGTGGAGCAGCACTGCGATCCGCCGATCGACCGCGTCGACGCAGCGGCCTTCGCCGGACGGGCGCTGGCGGAGCGTCTGCATACGAAACTCGCGGCGGCGGCTGTGGCGTGTACGCGTCTGCAGGTCTCTGCGAGTACCGGGAACGGTGAGCACCTGTCGCGTACGTGGAGGTGTGCCGAACCTCTGACCCCGGAGGGGACGGCAGACCGCGTTCGCTGGCAGCTGGACGGCTGGCTCACCGGCCGTAGCGAGTCCCGGCCCACCGCCGGCATCACGGTGCTGCGGCTCGAACCGATTGAGGTGGTGGCAGCGAGTGCCCTGCAATTGGGGCTGTGGGGCGGAGTCGGGGAGGAGGAGGAACGGGCCCGCCGCTCCCTGGTGCGAGTGCAGGGTCTACTCGGCGGTGAGTCGGTACTGGTGGGGGTGCTCAGCGGCGGACGCGGCCCGATGGAACGAATCACATTGGTGCCGTTGGGAGACGAGCTGATTCCCGGCGCAGATCCGGCAGCACCGTGGCCTGGGCGGTTGCCCGAACCGGCGCCGGCGACGGTCCTGCCCGCTACCCCGACGGTGTCGCTCGAGGACGGTTCGGGAAGCTCCGTGCGGGTCACCGACCGGGGCGAGTTCAGTGCCGCACCTGCCCGGCTGAGGTGGGGGAGCAAGGAGTGGCGGGTACAGGGCTGGGCGGGGCCGTGGTCGGTGGACGAACGCTGGTGGGACACCTCGAGTGCGCGGGCAGCAGCCCGCGCACAGGTATTGCTTGCCGAATCACGAGCATTGCTTCTGATCTGCGATGAAGGAAGATGGGCGGTGGAGGGCATCTACGAGTAG
- a CDS encoding sucrase ferredoxin codes for MTCSALSAADEPLPGTAAQVGGWVCIEYPGAWGRDVLDGTALGAELARELTLRADAAGVRIMFIRRPGRSETAHGSRTVLLANSRPEHSWCERLAIGDVSDLLSLDLARVSGPAPGLGERVTDPVVLVCAHGKRDQCCAVLGRPVAAVLAAEFGDAVWECSHTGGHRFAPSMILLPSGNTYGRLGSDGSLLAVHAAADGRVYLPGLRGRSSWSPRGQVAEVAVRQQVLAGVDELAVDERAGDDPVVVHRDGRRWQVTLEQRELAPRPASCGAEAKPVRPVVAVRVQELPDREGQPDSSEDVATGRV; via the coding sequence ATGACGTGTTCCGCGCTGTCCGCGGCCGATGAGCCGCTGCCCGGTACCGCGGCGCAGGTCGGCGGCTGGGTATGCATCGAGTACCCGGGCGCCTGGGGGAGGGACGTGCTCGACGGGACGGCGCTCGGTGCCGAGCTGGCCCGCGAGCTCACCCTACGAGCCGACGCGGCAGGGGTGCGTATCATGTTCATTCGCCGGCCGGGGCGGTCCGAGACGGCGCACGGCTCCCGCACGGTGCTGCTGGCCAATTCTCGTCCGGAGCACTCATGGTGCGAGCGGCTCGCGATCGGGGACGTCTCCGACCTGCTGAGCCTGGACCTGGCCCGGGTTTCCGGACCGGCTCCGGGGCTGGGTGAGCGGGTGACCGATCCGGTGGTCCTGGTATGTGCGCACGGCAAGCGGGACCAATGCTGCGCCGTCCTGGGGCGCCCGGTGGCCGCTGTTCTGGCCGCGGAGTTCGGCGACGCCGTATGGGAGTGCTCGCACACCGGTGGGCACCGGTTCGCGCCGTCGATGATTCTGCTGCCCAGCGGCAACACCTACGGCCGGCTCGGATCGGACGGGAGTCTCCTCGCGGTGCATGCGGCCGCCGACGGCCGGGTGTACCTGCCCGGGTTGCGGGGCCGGAGCAGCTGGAGTCCCCGTGGACAGGTCGCGGAGGTCGCGGTGCGGCAGCAGGTGCTCGCCGGGGTGGACGAACTAGCAGTGGACGAGCGTGCCGGCGACGACCCCGTCGTGGTGCATCGCGACGGCCGACGGTGGCAGGTCACATTGGAGCAGCGTGAACTCGCGCCCCGGCCGGCGAGCTGTGGCGCCGAGGCCAAGCCCGTCCGGCCGGTGGTCGCGGTGAGGGTGCAGGAGCTCCCGGACCGGGAGGGTCAGCCCGACAGTTCGGAGGATGTCGCCACCGGGCGGGTGTGA
- a CDS encoding serine hydrolase domain-containing protein, translating to MGQRDSELNAVLRDVTGADGAGQVPGVVAMLTDRDGTVFEGAAGLRSVGDTDQPMTLDTVFAMFSTTKAITGTAVLQCVEEGLVDLDAPAARYLPEIGKLQVIDGFDAAGVPVLRAPRREITTRMLLLHTAGLGYSFFDETYHRLAVEHGQPSVITATRASLETPLLFEPGERWQYGSNIDWAGLVVEAVRGKRLGDVMAERIFAPLGMTDTAFTLDPAMNSRRATIHQRRFDGTLEPLDLVLPQDPEVHMGGHGLYSTAGDYTKFLRMWLGDGAGEHGRVLAPDTVRQAVRNGLDGQQVTMLPGVEPELSHDAEFFPGQPKSWACTFMVNDEDAPTGRPAGSLGWAGLANLYYWIDRRNGIAGFWATQILPFVDPASIGGYLDFETSTYRNLDRK from the coding sequence ATGGGGCAACGTGATTCGGAACTGAACGCCGTTCTGCGCGACGTGACGGGGGCCGACGGCGCCGGGCAGGTGCCCGGTGTGGTCGCGATGCTCACCGACCGGGACGGCACCGTGTTCGAGGGCGCCGCTGGGCTCCGGTCGGTCGGCGACACGGACCAGCCGATGACCCTCGACACGGTCTTTGCGATGTTCTCGACCACGAAGGCGATCACCGGCACCGCCGTGCTGCAGTGCGTGGAGGAGGGGCTCGTCGACCTCGATGCGCCAGCGGCGCGGTACCTCCCGGAGATCGGAAAACTACAGGTCATCGACGGGTTCGACGCAGCGGGTGTCCCGGTGCTGCGGGCACCCAGGCGTGAGATCACTACGCGCATGCTGCTGTTGCACACTGCAGGATTGGGCTACTCCTTCTTCGACGAGACCTACCACCGGCTGGCCGTTGAACACGGGCAGCCCAGTGTGATTACGGCGACCAGGGCGTCGCTGGAGACACCGCTGCTGTTCGAGCCCGGTGAACGCTGGCAGTACGGCTCGAACATCGACTGGGCCGGGCTCGTGGTGGAGGCCGTCAGAGGCAAGCGGTTGGGGGATGTGATGGCGGAGCGAATCTTCGCTCCGCTGGGGATGACGGATACCGCGTTCACACTCGACCCGGCCATGAACTCGCGCCGCGCCACGATCCACCAACGTCGGTTCGACGGAACCTTGGAGCCGCTCGACCTGGTGCTGCCACAGGATCCCGAGGTGCACATGGGTGGTCACGGGCTCTATTCGACGGCCGGTGACTACACGAAGTTCCTGCGCATGTGGCTCGGTGACGGCGCTGGGGAGCACGGGCGCGTCCTCGCTCCGGACACTGTGCGGCAGGCGGTGCGCAACGGGTTGGACGGTCAGCAGGTGACGATGCTGCCCGGCGTCGAACCCGAACTCTCGCACGATGCAGAGTTCTTCCCCGGTCAGCCCAAGTCCTGGGCCTGCACGTTCATGGTCAACGACGAGGACGCGCCGACCGGCCGACCGGCCGGGTCTCTCGGCTGGGCGGGGCTCGCGAACCTCTACTACTGGATCGACCGACGCAATGGCATCGCCGGATTCTGGGCGACGCAGATCCTGCCGTTCGTCGATCCGGCATCGATCGGGGGCTACCTCGACTTCGAGACCAGCACCTATCGCAACCTCGACCGGAAGTAG
- a CDS encoding SDR family oxidoreductase: MATYIVTGGTGFLGRHTIERLLDRDPGAEIHVLVRPASVSKLERMSMAWPGGERVHPLVGDLTEPALGLDTAPPSADHILHLGAIYDLTAGEEQSSTNIDGTRSIIELAARTGATLHHISSIAVAGDHHGRFTEDDFDLGQGFPTPYHRTKFEAERLVRASNVRWRIFRPSAVVGSSGTGEMDKVDGPYYFFPALAALSKLPAVLPVAVPKLGCTNVVPVDFVAAAIVELMLRPGLDGRTFHLVSPEPQPVREIYAALAEAAHAPTPVADLPGGLAAPLLNPPDRIRPARNLVLRRMGIPPVLLDHLTLPTQFTTDRTREALEDSGISVPPFASYASKLWSYWREHLDPDRARRDDPAGSLVGRHIVITGASSGIGRAAAIATAAEGAIVLLIARRADELDVVVSQIRESGGSAFAYQCDITDTEAVDRTVQTILADHDHVDMLVNNAGRSIRRGLYRSTDRLHDFERTMAVNYFGAVRMVLALLPHMRRRRFGHIVNISSAGVQARTPRFAAYVASKSALDGFSDVAAAETLSDGITFTTIHMPLVRTPMIAPTGQYNAGPVASPEKAAAMVVRALVERPKRIDVPVGTLAELGGIFAPRIKDRALSQLYHAFPDSPAARGEVTAEPEPVPDTVATADPPRSPVVAATRFARQLARLLPGVHW; this comes from the coding sequence ATGGCCACGTACATCGTCACGGGCGGCACCGGATTCCTCGGCAGGCACACGATCGAGCGACTGCTCGATCGTGACCCGGGCGCGGAGATCCACGTTCTCGTCCGACCGGCCTCGGTCTCGAAGCTCGAGCGGATGTCGATGGCCTGGCCTGGCGGCGAGCGCGTCCACCCGCTGGTCGGCGATCTCACCGAACCGGCGCTGGGCCTGGACACCGCGCCGCCGTCAGCCGATCACATCCTGCACCTCGGCGCGATCTACGATCTGACGGCCGGCGAGGAGCAGTCGTCGACGAACATCGACGGCACCCGATCGATCATCGAACTCGCCGCCCGGACCGGCGCCACCCTGCACCACATCTCATCTATCGCAGTTGCGGGGGATCATCACGGCCGCTTCACCGAGGACGACTTCGATCTGGGCCAAGGGTTTCCGACGCCCTATCACCGCACCAAGTTCGAAGCCGAACGTCTGGTACGCGCATCGAATGTGCGGTGGCGGATCTTTCGGCCGTCGGCCGTCGTGGGAAGTTCCGGCACCGGCGAGATGGACAAGGTCGACGGACCCTACTACTTCTTTCCCGCTCTCGCTGCACTGTCGAAACTGCCTGCCGTCCTGCCGGTCGCCGTACCGAAACTCGGCTGCACCAACGTGGTTCCGGTCGACTTCGTCGCCGCCGCGATCGTCGAGCTGATGCTTCGGCCCGGTCTCGACGGCCGCACGTTCCACCTCGTCTCCCCCGAGCCGCAACCGGTCCGGGAGATCTACGCCGCCCTCGCCGAGGCCGCCCACGCGCCGACACCGGTGGCCGACCTACCCGGCGGACTGGCCGCACCGCTGCTGAACCCACCGGATCGGATCCGGCCCGCCCGCAACCTCGTCCTGCGCCGGATGGGCATCCCGCCGGTGCTGCTCGACCACCTGACCCTGCCGACACAGTTCACCACCGACCGCACCCGTGAAGCGCTCGAGGACAGCGGAATTTCGGTGCCCCCGTTCGCGTCCTACGCATCGAAACTGTGGTCGTATTGGCGCGAACACCTCGATCCGGACCGGGCCCGGCGTGACGATCCTGCCGGTTCCCTCGTCGGCCGTCATATCGTCATCACCGGCGCCTCCTCCGGCATCGGCCGCGCAGCCGCGATCGCGACGGCCGCCGAGGGGGCCATCGTGCTGCTCATCGCCCGCCGCGCCGACGAACTGGACGTCGTCGTGTCACAGATCCGCGAGTCGGGAGGGTCCGCGTTCGCGTACCAGTGCGACATCACCGATACCGAGGCCGTCGATCGAACCGTGCAGACGATTCTTGCCGACCATGATCACGTCGACATGCTCGTCAACAACGCGGGCCGCTCCATCCGCCGCGGCCTGTACCGGTCCACCGACCGCCTGCACGACTTCGAACGCACCATGGCGGTCAACTACTTCGGTGCGGTGCGCATGGTTCTCGCACTGCTTCCCCATATGCGGCGGCGGCGGTTCGGCCACATCGTCAACATCAGTTCGGCAGGCGTCCAGGCCCGCACGCCCCGCTTCGCGGCGTATGTGGCAAGCAAGTCGGCGCTCGACGGATTCTCGGACGTGGCCGCGGCCGAGACGCTCTCCGACGGCATCACGTTCACCACAATCCACATGCCACTCGTCCGGACGCCGATGATCGCACCGACCGGTCAGTACAACGCCGGGCCCGTGGCGAGTCCCGAGAAGGCCGCCGCAATGGTGGTGCGGGCGCTCGTCGAACGCCCCAAGCGCATCGACGTCCCGGTCGGTACGCTCGCGGAACTCGGTGGCATCTTCGCGCCCCGCATCAAAGACCGCGCGCTGTCGCAGCTGTACCACGCATTCCCGGATTCCCCCGCGGCCCGGGGCGAGGTGACCGCCGAACCGGAGCCTGTCCCCGACACCGTGGCGACCGCCGATCCCCCGCGCAGTCCGGTGGTCGCGGCGACCCGATTCGCCCGCCAGCTGGCCCGGCTGCTTCCCGGCGTGCACTGGTGA
- a CDS encoding DUF4261 domain-containing protein, whose translation MPALAMLFQDRLDADITAEALAAQLHLDWPDVDFSDLAADQDASADRDGPVCLDLDGRMIALLTVPSPVGDDVADIAEHSRLWPKHVPAPTDYAAHTIVTVLRPGSAEDEAIADAVLLSRVIASLVALSGTIRAVYFGSANHIILPELFRDLVKDVLPEPPLLAWVAINVGQRPDGGMTGHTRGLQMLDLPDIEIPATPESAGDTFDRLTGIASYLLEQGPVIADGDTIGSTEAAEIVVDHAPSDVDPERTVLRLRFDAGQRTRKRGWFGRRR comes from the coding sequence ATGCCCGCGCTCGCGATGCTGTTCCAGGATCGGCTCGACGCCGATATCACGGCCGAAGCCCTCGCTGCGCAGCTGCACCTGGACTGGCCGGACGTCGACTTCTCCGACCTGGCCGCCGATCAGGACGCATCCGCGGACCGGGACGGGCCGGTGTGCCTCGATCTGGACGGCCGGATGATCGCGCTGCTCACAGTTCCTTCCCCGGTGGGTGACGACGTCGCCGACATCGCCGAGCACAGTCGCCTGTGGCCGAAGCACGTGCCTGCGCCGACCGACTACGCCGCGCACACGATTGTCACCGTCCTTCGCCCCGGGAGTGCAGAGGACGAAGCGATCGCCGACGCGGTGTTGTTGTCCCGCGTCATTGCGTCACTCGTCGCGCTCAGTGGCACCATCCGTGCCGTGTACTTCGGCAGTGCGAATCACATCATCCTGCCTGAACTCTTTCGAGACCTCGTGAAGGACGTGCTGCCCGAGCCGCCGCTGCTCGCGTGGGTCGCGATCAACGTCGGCCAGCGTCCGGACGGCGGGATGACCGGCCACACACGCGGTCTCCAGATGCTCGACCTCCCGGACATCGAGATCCCGGCAACCCCCGAGTCCGCCGGTGACACGTTCGACCGCCTCACCGGGATTGCCTCGTACCTTCTCGAGCAAGGGCCCGTCATCGCCGACGGCGATACGATCGGAAGCACCGAGGCCGCCGAGATCGTCGTCGACCACGCCCCGAGCGACGTCGACCCCGAACGCACGGTGCTGCGGCTGAGATTCGATGCCGGGCAGCGCACACGCAAGCGGGGTTGGTTCGGCCGCCGGCGCTGA
- a CDS encoding helix-turn-helix domain-containing protein → MLPTFDPRTCGERAAGLVTDWDEIKQWSDTVYMPYEVRPVGRSLAPASSMFSAKIGEMTLTRFCYGVPVTIGEFAPEAGNILVLTTLAGWTRHAVTAKSSVDLTIGETFVADCSRVDYRLDADAAHLQLNLTVPHRMLADLALSWWGWVPDDRLWRHKCVIGGPGSPWLALMEYVTRTLSGSRDLVDHERVGVNLQELIAAQLLADWAAGAGIEPTSTSGVRAPGYVRRAVRYIEDNAQDLPTVSEVAGSVGVSVRALSGAFREYLGITPRDCLREQRLQGVRRELSASTTTTVAAAAGAWGYVNMGVFAAAYRRRFGENPSDTLSRARG, encoded by the coding sequence GTGCTGCCGACATTCGATCCCAGGACCTGCGGTGAGCGGGCCGCTGGTCTTGTCACCGACTGGGATGAGATAAAGCAGTGGTCGGATACGGTGTACATGCCCTACGAGGTGCGCCCGGTCGGTCGTTCGCTTGCCCCGGCGTCCAGCATGTTCTCGGCAAAGATCGGCGAGATGACGCTGACCCGATTCTGCTACGGGGTCCCGGTGACGATCGGTGAGTTCGCCCCGGAGGCGGGCAACATCCTGGTGCTCACCACCCTCGCCGGGTGGACGCGCCATGCGGTCACCGCGAAGTCGAGTGTCGATCTGACAATCGGGGAGACCTTCGTCGCCGACTGCAGCCGGGTCGACTACCGGCTCGACGCGGACGCTGCACACCTGCAACTGAACCTCACGGTTCCGCACCGCATGCTCGCCGATCTGGCACTGAGCTGGTGGGGGTGGGTGCCCGACGACCGGTTGTGGCGGCACAAGTGTGTCATCGGGGGGCCGGGCAGCCCGTGGCTTGCGTTGATGGAGTATGTCACTCGCACCCTGTCGGGTTCCCGGGACCTGGTCGATCACGAACGTGTCGGAGTCAACCTGCAAGAACTGATCGCCGCGCAGCTACTCGCGGACTGGGCTGCCGGTGCCGGCATCGAGCCGACGTCGACGAGCGGTGTTCGTGCCCCGGGCTATGTCCGGCGCGCCGTTCGCTACATCGAGGACAATGCGCAGGACCTACCGACCGTGTCGGAGGTGGCGGGGTCGGTAGGTGTCAGTGTGCGGGCCCTCTCCGGCGCGTTCCGTGAGTACCTGGGGATCACGCCGCGGGATTGTCTGCGGGAACAACGGTTACAGGGGGTACGGCGAGAACTGTCGGCGTCGACGACGACCACGGTCGCGGCCGCCGCCGGCGCGTGGGGGTACGTGAACATGGGTGTGTTCGCGGCCGCCTACCGGCGGCGATTCGGCGAGAATCCGTCTGACACCCTGAGTCGCGCGCGGGGGTGA